A single Bacillus sp. OxB-1 DNA region contains:
- a CDS encoding SLOG family protein: MKRLVITGYKQHELGIFDEKHPGIRFVKKAIEKRLISLLDEGLEWVLISGQLGVETWAAEVVLGLKREHPTLQLAVMPPFLEQEKNWNETKQENYHSIVAQADFYKPLTNKPYEAPWQFIEKDKFFLRNSDGMLLVYDEENEGSPKFVKRMADQFVEKTGYVVLSITADDLQVVAEEEQLQDMYQAPDFDMS, translated from the coding sequence TTGAAACGTCTTGTCATTACAGGCTATAAACAACATGAGCTCGGTATTTTCGATGAAAAACACCCCGGCATTCGCTTTGTGAAGAAAGCGATTGAGAAACGACTCATTTCGTTGTTGGATGAAGGGCTGGAATGGGTGCTCATCAGCGGACAATTGGGCGTCGAGACATGGGCAGCGGAGGTCGTGCTTGGATTGAAACGAGAACACCCCACCCTCCAGCTCGCCGTCATGCCGCCTTTTTTGGAGCAAGAGAAGAATTGGAACGAGACGAAACAGGAGAACTATCATTCCATCGTCGCCCAAGCCGACTTTTACAAACCGCTCACCAATAAACCATATGAAGCACCGTGGCAATTCATTGAGAAAGATAAGTTTTTCTTGAGGAATTCGGACGGTATGCTGCTTGTGTATGACGAGGAGAATGAGGGATCGCCAAAATTTGTCAAGCGGATGGCGGATCAGTTCGTGGAGAAGACCGGTTATGTAGTACTTTCGATTACGGCGGATGATTTGCAGGTCGTTGCGGAAGAGGAACAGTTGCAGGATATGTACCAAGCTCCCGATTTTGACATGTCGTGA
- a CDS encoding gamma-glutamyl-gamma-aminobutyrate hydrolase family protein, with protein MKPVIGLTSNMNFDGKHEIDSEYMVAIVQAGGLPFIIPAGVEQEAEQAASLLDGLVLSGGKDIDPQCYGEEPHPKLGDVSPARDRMEIALVRQMRAADKPILGICRGIQLLNVAFGGDLFQDMESQIEHPVVQHSQKAPRSHPSHTVKLEKGSALEKIVGEPFLRVNSFHHQAVKRVAASLRISAFSNDGMVEAIEGREGQFLLGVQWHPERLAVAGDAPSLHIFTSFIQSCVDRRDKS; from the coding sequence ATGAAACCAGTCATCGGATTGACATCGAATATGAACTTCGATGGAAAACATGAAATCGATTCCGAATACATGGTTGCCATTGTACAGGCGGGAGGGCTGCCGTTCATCATTCCGGCCGGCGTTGAACAAGAGGCGGAGCAGGCGGCTTCCTTGCTGGACGGTTTAGTGCTGTCAGGCGGGAAGGATATCGATCCCCAATGCTACGGAGAAGAGCCGCATCCGAAGCTGGGGGATGTGTCTCCGGCACGTGATCGGATGGAAATCGCCTTAGTACGGCAAATGAGAGCGGCAGATAAACCGATCCTAGGCATATGCCGTGGAATCCAATTGCTGAATGTCGCGTTTGGAGGGGATTTATTTCAGGATATGGAAAGCCAGATAGAGCATCCCGTAGTGCAGCATTCTCAAAAAGCTCCGAGATCTCATCCTTCACATACAGTGAAACTGGAAAAGGGGAGTGCTCTGGAAAAAATCGTCGGGGAACCTTTTCTCCGAGTAAACTCCTTTCATCATCAGGCTGTGAAAAGAGTGGCGGCATCGCTTCGCATTTCCGCGTTCTCAAACGATGGAATGGTAGAAGCGATCGAGGGCAGGGAAGGGCAGTTCCTCCTTGGGGTCCAATGGCATCCTGAGCGGCTTGCCGTGGCGGGAGATGCCCCATCCCTGCACATATTCACCAGTTTTATCCAATCTTGTGTGGATAGACGGGACAAAAGCTGA
- a CDS encoding thioredoxin family protein — protein MKKLESIEQFKTLKNEGKTIFMFSADWCPDCRVIEPILPGIEAGYPEYTFIYVDRDDYIDICQEMDIFGIPSFIAYQDGEETGRFVSKDRKTKEEIENFINGLGE, from the coding sequence ATGAAGAAGTTGGAGTCAATCGAACAATTCAAGACGTTGAAAAATGAAGGAAAGACAATTTTCATGTTCTCTGCAGACTGGTGCCCGGACTGCCGGGTGATCGAGCCTATTTTACCGGGTATCGAAGCGGGCTATCCGGAATATACATTCATATATGTAGACCGCGATGATTACATTGACATATGCCAAGAAATGGACATTTTCGGAATTCCAAGCTTCATCGCGTATCAGGATGGCGAGGAGACTGGACGCTTTGTCAGCAAAGACCGGAAGACGAAAGAGGAAATCGAGAACTTCATCAACGGACTTGGCGAGTAA
- a CDS encoding GNAT family N-acetyltransferase yields MIRKLTEADRRNALQFVSERPAENLFIIGDIEVYGFDNPIQTLWGEFAESGHLRAILLKFIDNYIVYAPGEFDAEGFAKIMNEDRDFKFLSGIESIIRQVALYLNKQPADPRILHYAKCEQADRLQKVPSHIEVKRAVPDDAERIVEQLGGVPEFATSTFDVERNRETLRNGSGRTWYNEKDGQIISSASSTAENSQSAMIVGVGTLPEHQKQGLASYCMSVLCKELLNEGKMLCLFYDNPDAGTIYKRIGFVDIGKWGMWSFN; encoded by the coding sequence ATGATTCGAAAATTAACGGAAGCCGATCGGAGAAACGCGTTGCAATTCGTATCGGAACGACCAGCAGAAAATTTATTCATCATTGGGGATATCGAGGTGTACGGATTCGACAACCCGATTCAGACATTATGGGGCGAGTTCGCAGAAAGTGGGCATTTGCGCGCCATTCTTTTGAAATTCATTGATAATTACATTGTCTATGCGCCAGGGGAATTCGATGCGGAAGGGTTTGCAAAAATCATGAACGAAGACCGAGATTTCAAATTCCTCTCCGGTATTGAATCAATCATCCGCCAAGTCGCGCTATATTTGAATAAACAACCGGCCGACCCGCGGATTCTCCATTATGCAAAATGCGAGCAGGCTGACCGGCTGCAAAAGGTTCCGTCTCACATTGAAGTGAAACGGGCAGTCCCGGACGATGCGGAACGGATTGTGGAGCAATTGGGAGGGGTTCCCGAATTTGCAACCAGCACATTCGACGTCGAACGGAATAGGGAAACATTGCGCAACGGCAGCGGACGGACTTGGTATAACGAGAAAGACGGGCAAATCATCAGCTCGGCTTCCAGCACAGCCGAAAACAGCCAATCGGCCATGATTGTGGGGGTAGGGACACTCCCGGAACATCAAAAGCAAGGGCTCGCCTCCTACTGCATGTCGGTTCTATGCAAAGAATTGCTGAACGAGGGTAAAATGCTTTGTTTATTTTATGACAATCCGGATGCGGGAACCATTTACAAGCGGATCGGCTTTGTCGATATCGGAAAATGGGGAATGTGGAGTTTTAATTGA
- a CDS encoding DUF3231 family protein gives MGILSGNPKEQPLHYGEVIGIWAYVGANNGLISAYEAFMNHAGDRDLIELLDEAVKEMRSENKELEKVLKENGITPPPSLPERPKADAEEIPPGARFMDPEISAAVSINVGQAMVSISQVMGQCLREDIAMMFGKFQAAKAMFGGKLLRMNKEKGWIIPPPLHKDSPTT, from the coding sequence TTGGGCATTTTAAGTGGAAATCCGAAAGAGCAACCGTTGCATTACGGAGAAGTGATCGGGATTTGGGCATACGTAGGTGCGAATAACGGGCTGATTAGTGCGTATGAAGCCTTCATGAACCATGCAGGAGACCGTGACCTGATTGAATTGTTGGATGAAGCGGTCAAAGAGATGCGGTCGGAAAATAAGGAACTCGAAAAGGTTTTGAAAGAGAATGGGATTACTCCGCCACCGTCCCTGCCGGAAAGGCCAAAAGCCGATGCGGAGGAAATTCCTCCAGGTGCCCGGTTCATGGATCCGGAAATCAGCGCTGCCGTCTCGATCAATGTCGGGCAAGCAATGGTTTCCATCAGCCAAGTGATGGGCCAATGTCTGCGGGAGGATATCGCCATGATGTTCGGTAAATTCCAAGCGGCAAAAGCAATGTTCGGCGGCAAGTTGCTGCGCATGAATAAGGAAAAGGGCTGGATCATCCCACCCCCTCTTCATAAAGATTCACCAACCACCTGA
- a CDS encoding M23 family metallopeptidase — MRHRILVPLYFLMLLSVFITVVSANEEPTREEILQNRMQLYLHFEDESIPWYHLAAIDQFERNIQQVRKDIPKKDGAISITYSNEFWAGALNPYPEDTSPQSIAFFAGNGADGNGDGVADPTADEDALFTMGSFLSKYGPAEEDFESALLDYYEREETVNQVLTIAKLFKHFETIDLDEHAFPLPKQHNYSYRGTWGAKRGWGGRRIHEGTDLFASYGVPVRATSFGVIEAMGWNEYGGWRIGIRDHHNTYHYFAHLAYFNEGLKEGDIVEPGTVIGYVGNSGYGKKGTSGKFPPHLHYGMYKYNGRTEWAFDPYPSLRVWERSEK, encoded by the coding sequence GTGCGTCATCGGATTTTAGTCCCCCTGTATTTTCTCATGCTTCTGTCCGTTTTCATCACGGTCGTTTCCGCAAATGAAGAGCCGACGAGGGAAGAGATTTTACAGAACCGGATGCAGTTGTATTTGCATTTTGAAGATGAATCCATTCCTTGGTACCACTTGGCGGCAATCGATCAATTCGAGCGGAATATCCAGCAGGTCCGGAAAGACATCCCGAAAAAAGATGGAGCAATCTCCATTACCTATTCCAATGAATTTTGGGCCGGTGCATTGAATCCCTACCCGGAAGACACTTCTCCTCAATCGATTGCTTTTTTTGCGGGCAATGGTGCGGATGGCAACGGGGATGGAGTAGCGGATCCAACTGCCGACGAAGATGCCCTGTTCACGATGGGCTCTTTCCTCAGCAAGTACGGTCCTGCGGAAGAGGATTTTGAATCAGCTTTATTGGATTATTACGAGCGGGAAGAAACTGTTAATCAAGTGCTGACCATCGCCAAGCTTTTCAAGCATTTTGAAACGATTGATCTCGATGAGCATGCCTTCCCCCTGCCGAAACAGCATAATTATAGCTATCGCGGGACTTGGGGTGCGAAACGCGGCTGGGGCGGCCGTCGAATACACGAAGGTACCGACCTGTTCGCCAGTTATGGCGTTCCCGTACGGGCCACTTCTTTCGGCGTAATTGAGGCCATGGGATGGAACGAATACGGCGGCTGGCGGATCGGCATCCGTGATCATCATAATACGTATCATTATTTTGCCCATCTCGCCTATTTCAATGAAGGACTAAAGGAAGGAGACATCGTAGAACCTGGAACGGTCATTGGATATGTCGGGAATTCAGGTTATGGAAAGAAAGGGACGTCCGGAAAATTCCCGCCCCATCTGCATTATGGAATGTACAAATACAATGGACGGACGGAATGGGCATTCGATCCGTATCCTTCTTTACGGGTTTGGGAAAGATCCGAAAAGTAA
- the serA gene encoding phosphoglycerate dehydrogenase encodes MTYNILISDPLSEDGIYPLRQAEGFNIVIDTTNTPEELAEKIKDFDALLVRSQTQVTKEIIEKAERLKIIGRAGVGVDNIDLDAATEHGIIVVNAPDGNTNSAAEHTVAMLMALARKIPQAFNSLKNQKWDRKSFIGVELKNKTLGIVGLGRIGAEVAERAKGQRMNVIAYDPFLTEEKAKKMGVEFGTVEDVLKASDFITIHTPLLKETRHMINKEAFELMKDGVRIINCARGGIIDEDALYDAIVSGKVAGAALDVFEEEPFVDHKLLTLPEVIATPHLGASTIEAQESVAIDVSIDVVNFFTGGAVRNPVNLPSVSKEVLAKIEPFFDLAENLGIFLSRIHNSVIEEINIHYSGELANYDVRPLTRNTVKGLLKRNLGSHVNDVNAKLLADRFGIKVNEVKTTTTKGFLNLVTVEIITQRGTRSVAGTLLNGLGPRIVKIDDYVVDFTPAGHLLFIKHHDQPGAIGRVGTMLAQENINIATMQVGRSSAGGDAIMMLTVDHHVEPSELKRLKELEDIHDVKAVDL; translated from the coding sequence ATGACTTACAATATATTGATCAGTGATCCATTAAGCGAAGACGGTATTTATCCATTACGACAAGCGGAAGGGTTTAACATTGTCATCGATACGACGAATACGCCCGAAGAGCTTGCTGAAAAGATCAAAGATTTCGACGCGCTGTTGGTGAGAAGCCAGACACAAGTGACAAAAGAAATTATCGAAAAAGCGGAGCGGTTGAAAATCATCGGCCGTGCCGGCGTCGGTGTCGACAATATCGACTTGGATGCAGCGACGGAACACGGAATCATCGTCGTCAATGCGCCGGACGGAAACACGAACTCTGCCGCAGAACATACGGTAGCGATGCTGATGGCATTGGCCCGGAAAATTCCACAAGCGTTCAATTCATTGAAAAACCAAAAATGGGACCGGAAATCTTTCATCGGTGTCGAGTTGAAAAACAAAACATTGGGCATCGTCGGCCTAGGCCGGATCGGTGCGGAAGTGGCCGAGCGTGCGAAAGGCCAACGGATGAACGTCATTGCCTACGATCCATTCTTGACTGAAGAGAAAGCGAAAAAAATGGGAGTCGAGTTCGGTACGGTGGAAGATGTGTTGAAAGCATCCGATTTCATCACGATCCATACGCCTTTATTGAAAGAAACTCGCCATATGATTAATAAGGAAGCGTTCGAACTGATGAAAGACGGCGTTCGGATCATCAACTGTGCACGTGGTGGAATCATTGACGAAGATGCCCTGTATGATGCTATCGTCTCCGGTAAAGTGGCAGGAGCGGCGCTCGACGTGTTCGAAGAGGAACCATTTGTCGACCATAAGCTGTTGACTCTTCCGGAAGTCATCGCAACACCGCATTTGGGCGCAAGCACGATAGAAGCACAAGAAAGCGTCGCAATCGACGTCAGTATCGATGTGGTCAACTTCTTCACAGGAGGCGCTGTCCGCAACCCGGTCAATCTGCCATCCGTTTCCAAAGAAGTGCTTGCAAAAATCGAACCATTCTTCGACTTGGCAGAGAACTTGGGCATCTTCCTATCCCGCATCCATAACTCTGTAATCGAAGAGATCAACATCCATTATTCCGGAGAGCTTGCCAATTATGACGTCCGTCCATTGACGCGCAATACAGTAAAAGGCCTGTTGAAACGGAATCTTGGCAGCCATGTCAATGATGTCAACGCCAAACTGTTGGCAGACCGTTTCGGCATTAAAGTGAATGAAGTCAAAACGACGACGACGAAAGGGTTCTTGAACTTGGTCACTGTCGAAATCATTACACAACGCGGCACTCGCAGTGTTGCAGGTACATTGCTCAACGGCTTAGGGCCGCGGATTGTCAAAATCGATGACTATGTCGTGGACTTCACGCCGGCAGGTCACTTGCTCTTCATCAAACACCATGACCAGCCAGGAGCAATCGGCCGTGTCGGAACGATGCTAGCCCAGGAAAACATCAACATCGCGACAATGCAGGTGGGTAGATCGTCTGCTGGCGGAGATGCCATCATGATGTTGACTGTCGACCACCACGTAGAACCGTCTGAACTGAAACGCCTGAAAGAGCTTGAAGACATCCATGATGTAAAAGCTGTCGATCTGTAA
- a CDS encoding HAD family hydrolase encodes MIKTIIFDLDDTLLWDQHSVATAFRKTCEHAAEAVGVDPAALEEAVREEARQLYASYETYAHTQNIGINPFEGLWGTFDDEGVNFQKMKEIVPGYRRDAWTGGLKKLGIDNPQLGQELAERFPEERKKYPFVYEETFQVLDRLKGNYTLVLLTNGSPSLQQVKLEITPEIAPYFDHIVISGAFGKGKPDASIFEHVLEKVEGSADEALMIGDNLMTDILGSSRVGMRNVWINREDKAPSAEVIPTYEIDHLDKLFGILEELAEKEPAQ; translated from the coding sequence ATGATAAAAACGATCATTTTTGACTTGGATGATACATTGCTTTGGGATCAACATAGTGTTGCGACGGCGTTCCGCAAAACATGTGAACATGCCGCCGAAGCGGTGGGTGTCGATCCTGCAGCACTTGAAGAAGCCGTCAGGGAAGAGGCACGGCAATTATACGCATCTTATGAAACGTATGCTCATACCCAAAACATTGGGATCAACCCGTTTGAAGGGTTATGGGGAACGTTTGACGATGAAGGTGTCAACTTCCAGAAAATGAAAGAAATCGTTCCCGGTTATCGCCGTGACGCTTGGACGGGCGGTTTAAAGAAACTTGGGATTGATAACCCGCAACTCGGCCAAGAATTGGCGGAGCGATTCCCGGAAGAGAGGAAAAAGTATCCGTTTGTCTACGAGGAAACGTTCCAAGTGCTGGATCGCTTGAAAGGGAATTATACTTTGGTTCTCTTGACGAACGGCTCCCCAAGCTTGCAACAAGTAAAGCTGGAAATCACGCCAGAAATCGCGCCTTATTTCGACCATATCGTCATCTCGGGAGCGTTTGGAAAAGGTAAGCCGGACGCGTCGATTTTTGAGCATGTTTTGGAGAAGGTGGAAGGTTCGGCCGATGAGGCGTTGATGATCGGAGACAATCTCATGACGGATATCCTCGGTTCATCCCGTGTCGGCATGCGCAATGTATGGATCAATCGCGAGGATAAAGCACCAAGCGCAGAAGTGATCCCGACTTATGAAATCGATCATCTGGACAAGCTTTTCGGCATCTTGGAAGAACTGGCGGAGAAAGAACCCGCTCAATAA
- the thpR gene encoding RNA 2',3'-cyclic phosphodiesterase — protein sequence MLQHYFIGIKTPASIVGQVEKYLAKYQLPSQYKVIPHPEDLHITLLFLGDVDSQRLPAIRQQLSDIANNSSAFQLTVDGLSFFGSPKGPRVVYLSVSHPPELDALQQSVNTKITALLGKPLDNRFTPHITIAKKRKEGQPPLSLAKESFDPIPFLVTEFTLFTIHPQNSPKYEAVEVFRVPNAETNVNV from the coding sequence ATGTTGCAGCATTACTTTATAGGAATCAAAACTCCAGCTTCGATTGTTGGCCAAGTGGAAAAATACTTGGCGAAATACCAGTTGCCCAGCCAATATAAAGTCATTCCGCACCCGGAAGATCTACATATCACCTTGCTATTTCTTGGGGATGTTGATAGCCAACGACTGCCAGCCATCCGGCAACAACTCAGTGACATTGCCAACAACAGTTCCGCTTTCCAACTGACGGTTGACGGCCTCTCCTTTTTCGGTTCCCCGAAAGGGCCGCGGGTCGTTTATTTGTCCGTCAGCCACCCTCCCGAACTGGATGCCTTGCAACAGTCCGTCAATACAAAAATCACGGCTCTGCTCGGAAAGCCGCTTGATAACCGGTTCACTCCGCATATCACCATTGCGAAGAAACGAAAGGAGGGCCAACCTCCACTCTCTTTGGCAAAAGAAAGCTTCGACCCAATTCCCTTCCTTGTCACCGAGTTCACTTTATTCACCATCCACCCGCAAAACTCCCCAAAATACGAAGCCGTGGAAGTATTTCGGGTACCTAACGCAGAAACAAACGTGAATGTTTAA
- the corA gene encoding magnesium/cobalt transporter CorA, producing the protein MIRTMGLTTNEEWLFDFTLEELSTLSLQWYWVDFDRPSLEEESLLHSFFQFHPLAIEDCLQRLQRPKMDYYDGYAFFVLHSLCQDDLEAEELNLFLGEDFVVTFHYNKLQELPEVRDKIVQQTKRWDRGSVFLAYLIMDKVVDFYFPILYQIEDHLNDVEEQLSLSTVELSMDYVFEVRSDLLRLRRTIYPMRELLYRVLNSDRLGLTLHEQRYFKDIYDHLLRLGEIIESNRELTADIRDSQLSINSNRMNSIMMTLTIISSIFIPLTFIAGVYGMNFDHMPELHWHYGYFIVLAVMLLIGVSMLLWFKYKGWLRI; encoded by the coding sequence ATGATCCGGACAATGGGACTTACGACAAACGAAGAATGGCTATTCGATTTTACGCTCGAGGAACTGAGCACTCTCTCCTTACAATGGTATTGGGTCGACTTTGACCGCCCTTCCTTGGAAGAGGAGTCCTTGTTGCACTCATTTTTCCAATTCCATCCGTTGGCCATTGAGGACTGCTTGCAGCGCCTGCAGCGGCCGAAGATGGATTATTACGATGGGTATGCTTTCTTTGTCCTGCATTCCCTTTGCCAAGATGATTTGGAAGCGGAGGAATTGAACCTTTTCCTAGGGGAAGACTTCGTCGTCACCTTTCATTACAATAAACTTCAGGAACTCCCGGAAGTTCGGGATAAAATTGTCCAACAGACGAAACGATGGGATCGGGGAAGTGTTTTCCTTGCTTATTTGATAATGGACAAGGTTGTCGACTTTTATTTCCCGATTCTTTATCAGATTGAAGACCATTTGAACGATGTCGAGGAGCAACTATCGCTTTCGACCGTTGAATTGTCGATGGATTATGTATTTGAAGTCCGAAGTGATCTGCTTCGGCTGCGAAGGACGATCTACCCGATGCGGGAGTTGCTGTATCGGGTGTTGAATTCGGATCGGCTTGGCCTGACTCTTCATGAACAGAGGTATTTTAAGGATATTTACGACCATCTTCTCAGGCTGGGGGAAATTATCGAATCGAATCGGGAACTGACGGCGGACATCCGGGATAGCCAACTATCCATCAACTCCAATCGTATGAATAGCATCATGATGACACTGACCATCATTTCCTCCATCTTCATCCCGCTGACTTTCATCGCGGGTGTCTACGGTATGAACTTCGATCATATGCCGGAACTTCACTGGCATTATGGTTATTTCATCGTCCTTGCCGTTATGCTCCTGATTGGGGTATCCATGTTGCTATGGTTCAAATACAAAGGATGGCTTCGGATTTAG
- a CDS encoding H-type small acid-soluble spore protein: MELKRAKQIVSSPGDIEVSYNGVSVWIDKIHEDGRTATVHLRRSLEERSEVAIAELIEG, from the coding sequence ATGGAATTGAAGCGCGCGAAGCAGATTGTCTCCTCTCCCGGGGATATCGAGGTTAGCTACAATGGTGTTTCAGTATGGATCGACAAAATCCATGAGGACGGGAGAACGGCAACCGTTCATCTGCGTCGGTCGCTGGAGGAACGGTCGGAAGTGGCAATTGCCGAGCTTATTGAAGGTTAA
- a CDS encoding YmaF family protein, translated as MQSDFLYDPYYGMAYPEGMDYQQWNPMVEQQREGEGHTHGHGGATTCEDGHVHLHPGVTSTPIETEQGHVHWMAGNTTFEDGHIHQYETYTSIPIPLPGGYHTHYVEIRTTEDDGHVHIIRGFTDPSQS; from the coding sequence GTGCAATCTGATTTTCTGTACGATCCGTATTATGGGATGGCGTATCCGGAAGGGATGGACTATCAGCAATGGAATCCGATGGTCGAGCAGCAAAGGGAAGGGGAAGGCCATACGCATGGCCATGGCGGAGCGACCACTTGCGAAGACGGTCATGTCCATTTACACCCGGGCGTTACGAGCACACCGATTGAGACCGAGCAAGGCCATGTCCATTGGATGGCTGGCAACACGACATTCGAGGATGGACATATCCACCAATACGAGACGTATACGAGCATTCCGATTCCGTTGCCCGGGGGCTATCATACCCATTACGTGGAAATCCGAACGACCGAAGATGACGGGCATGTGCATATTATTAGAGGGTTTACCGACCCTTCCCAAAGCTGA
- a CDS encoding methyl-accepting chemotaxis protein → MTILRFTVGRKLWAGFLSVLLLLILVGVTSYASMSSMNKEYRFLIDDRIQKVLLLENLSSIQGKIVSNVRGYLVYKDQLYLRDLDPLREDFTQSWNELDESIRTESAQEALANVKKASEQYNDSINSMIQELAKGNDAGARSIATQATSYQTVLDANIDELIEYQIEQKEISEEGINQRLQNVQILIFTVIVLSILLSIAVAFIIGHSIARPVGRMTNALVEIAKGNLAIEPIRIRNKDEIGEMATAFNEMTDDLRGIISRARDTSVQLAVHAEELSASSEESLAASEMVAEISERNLISSDEQVKLINEASAAMEEMIAGIDRITEDNEVMLRSSERVAQLVTEGSTFMEDVNNQMNVINTTIGESTEMMNEMASQSETIRNVTGLITAIAEQTNLLALNAAIEAARAGEHGKGFAVVAEEVRHLAEQSKQSAAEIGQMVDTMIQNVNRAVTSTQEGNQRVEEGLVITERTAEVFEQIKQAEVDVNEKVATVAAAIEQIRAMTDEVSSGASQTQVLAIQASEEAQSTSAATEQQLAANEEISSSAQILAELAEKLQRDMEGFIVSMTNEEENSEKGKEPVEEQQDI, encoded by the coding sequence GTGACAATATTGAGATTTACAGTTGGACGGAAGTTATGGGCCGGGTTTCTCTCGGTCCTTTTGCTGCTTATCCTTGTCGGAGTGACAAGCTATGCGTCGATGTCTTCGATGAATAAAGAGTACCGCTTTTTAATCGATGACCGCATTCAGAAAGTGTTATTGTTAGAAAACCTCTCATCCATACAAGGAAAAATCGTGAGCAATGTTCGCGGCTATCTAGTTTACAAGGATCAGCTCTATCTCCGGGATTTGGATCCATTGAGAGAGGATTTTACTCAGTCGTGGAATGAATTAGATGAAAGCATCCGGACAGAAAGTGCGCAAGAGGCACTTGCAAATGTGAAAAAAGCCAGTGAGCAGTATAATGATAGCATCAATTCCATGATTCAGGAGTTGGCTAAAGGCAATGATGCGGGAGCACGATCCATTGCTACTCAAGCGACCTCCTACCAAACAGTGTTGGATGCTAATATTGATGAACTCATAGAATATCAAATTGAGCAGAAGGAAATTTCAGAAGAAGGTATTAACCAACGATTACAGAATGTTCAAATTCTGATTTTTACGGTTATTGTCTTATCCATTCTATTAAGTATAGCGGTTGCTTTCATCATAGGCCACAGCATTGCGCGTCCGGTAGGGAGGATGACAAACGCGCTTGTTGAAATCGCTAAAGGGAATTTGGCAATCGAACCGATCCGCATTCGGAACAAGGACGAAATCGGCGAAATGGCGACTGCATTCAATGAAATGACGGATGACCTGCGCGGTATTATTTCACGGGCACGGGACACATCCGTCCAATTAGCTGTCCACGCGGAGGAATTGTCCGCCAGTTCGGAAGAGAGTCTAGCCGCCTCCGAAATGGTGGCGGAAATTTCGGAACGGAATTTAATTAGCAGTGACGAGCAAGTGAAGCTCATCAATGAGGCGTCAGCTGCCATGGAAGAGATGATCGCGGGAATCGACCGGATTACCGAAGATAATGAAGTGATGCTCCGTTCTTCAGAAAGAGTGGCGCAATTAGTGACGGAAGGTTCCACATTCATGGAAGATGTCAACAATCAGATGAATGTCATCAATACGACAATCGGTGAGTCGACAGAAATGATGAACGAGATGGCAAGCCAATCGGAAACCATCCGCAATGTGACAGGGCTGATTACGGCGATAGCTGAACAGACCAACTTATTGGCGTTGAATGCGGCAATTGAGGCGGCCCGGGCCGGTGAACACGGGAAAGGATTTGCAGTCGTCGCGGAGGAAGTTCGGCACCTCGCAGAACAATCGAAACAATCGGCAGCGGAGATCGGCCAGATGGTCGATACGATGATTCAAAACGTCAATCGTGCCGTAACAAGCACGCAAGAAGGCAACCAACGCGTCGAGGAAGGATTGGTCATTACAGAACGGACAGCGGAAGTGTTTGAACAGATTAAACAGGCGGAAGTGGATGTCAATGAGAAAGTGGCAACTGTGGCAGCGGCCATTGAACAAATTCGAGCGATGACGGACGAAGTGTCGAGCGGCGCGTCCCAAACACAAGTACTGGCGATACAGGCATCCGAAGAAGCGCAATCGACCAGCGCCGCGACTGAGCAACAATTGGCGGCAAATGAAGAGATTTCTTCCAGCGCGCAAATATTGGCGGAACTGGCGGAAAAACTGCAACGAGATATGGAAGGATTCATCGTTTCAATGACTAATGAAGAAGAAAACTCCGAGAAGGGCAAGGAACCTGTGGAGGAGCAACAGGATATTTGA